Proteins from one Impatiens glandulifera chromosome 2, dImpGla2.1, whole genome shotgun sequence genomic window:
- the LOC124927120 gene encoding putative GEM-like protein 8 isoform X1, protein MNILSQQQFYRNPLTTLEKGFSRSINAIEWKHTQVGLKGLGFNLSTAVKRKLSLGATILQNGGLEKVFKRNFQVRLGEMLVTASQCYLSTTAGPIAGLLFISSEKIAFLSERCIKLCSQNGQFVRAQYKVTIPLAKISEAIENKNITIPKEKYIEIVTVDNFDFWFLGFSNYRRTYKNLQREISESKISENCNVM, encoded by the exons ATGAATATCCTTTCTCAGCAACAATTTTACAGAAACCCATTGACGACATtggagaaaggttttagtcgtTCTATCAATGCAATTGAGTGGAAACACA CTCAAGTGGGTTTGAAAGGACTAGGATTTAACTTGTCAACAGCAGTGAAGAGAAAATTGAGCTTGGGAGCTACAATTCTTCAAAATGGTGGATTGGAGAAAGTATTCAAAAGAAATTTCCAAGTCAGACTAGGAGAGATGCTTGtaactgcttcccaatgttatTTATCGACAACAGCCGGTCCCATCGCGGGTCTTCTCTTCATCTCTTCCGAAAAGATTGCATTCCTAAGCGAAAGATGTATCAAATTATGCTCTCAAAACGGACAGTTTGTTAGAGCACAATACAAG GTGACGATACCTCTGGCAAAAATAAGTGAGGCCAttgaaaacaagaacatcacAATACCTAAAGAGAAATACATCGAGATTGTGACGGTGGATAATTTTGATTTCTGGTTTTTGGGTTTCTCAAATTATCGAAGAACTTATAAGAATCTTCAAAGGGAAATCTCCGAATCTAAAATATCAGAGAACTGCAATGTAATGTGA